From the Bacteroidia bacterium genome, one window contains:
- a CDS encoding T9SS type A sorting domain-containing protein, whose amino-acid sequence MRELLAVPSALSVGSPYPHPVVRGEVSHIPIEFGTTTHRVLRVTLANMLGQTIQNIAFTASDAASAEVRWLVPGIAPGVYILRVQAGDAVTVRPVVVNR is encoded by the coding sequence GTGCGCGAGCTGCTCGCCGTTCCCTCAGCGCTGAGTGTCGGTTCGCCCTATCCACATCCCGTAGTGCGAGGCGAGGTTTCGCACATTCCCATCGAATTCGGTACTACCACGCATCGTGTGCTTCGTGTTACCCTCGCAAACATGCTCGGGCAAACGATTCAGAACATAGCATTCACAGCTTCCGATGCGGCCTCCGCCGAAGTACGGTGGCTTGTTCCCGGCATCGCGCCCGGGGTCTACATCCTGCGCGTTCAAGCGGGCGATGCGGTAACGGTGAGACCGGTGGTGGTGAATCGGTGA